In Planctomycetaceae bacterium, a single genomic region encodes these proteins:
- the nuoG gene encoding NADH-quinone oxidoreductase subunit NuoG, which translates to MPRIYIENKAFDFADLRKNLLHTCLSLGFDVPYFCWHPAFHSVGACRQCAVKVFRRDDDPGRIVMACMTAPADGMRVSISDAEAVAFRRKVIEWLMLNHPHDCPVCDEGGECHLQDMTVMTGHVYRRTRFAKRTFRNQDLGPLLTHEMNRCIQCYRCVRFYRNFAGGRDLTAMGWHDHVYFGRTSDGALQSVFAGNLVEVCPTGVFTDKTLARHYTRKWDLQTAPSICVHCAVGCNTIPGERYGTLRRILSRYHSDVNGYFLCDRGRFGYEFVNSPRRIRTPMVRRDGRLQEASPGEALARAAEILRGGKVLGVGSPRASLETNVALRRLVGANRFLHGMTHEHYRLAGLIQEILRDGPCPAASLREADSSDAVLVLGEDVYNTAPMLALALRQAVLEKPIAEARAHHNLPDWEDVAIREAIQIQRGPFFIVSPDWTELDDIATATCRAAPQDVARLGFAVAHRIDPDAPDVEHLPPEMIDLAARIAQALLEGQRPLVVSGIACGSDSVLYAAANVAWALRRKRPETRLSFTLPACNSMGLAMIPADNIEAALPAFREGRAESLLVVESNLYGHASKEVIDELLHRARHVIAIDCVTHATTQRAEVVLPAATFAEGDGTLVNNETRAQRFFQVFVPGGDVLESWKWLGRLAHAAGQFELAPWQRWQEVLEEMARDVPVLAGAADMPPSPSLRIDSLRVARQPHRYSGRTAMHAAAGVVEPQPPQDVDTPLAFSMEGVQTQPPPELIARAWAPGWNSAQAFNKFQIEVAGPLIGGDPGRVVITTAADNRRAYYGDIPPPFERRVGQWLVIPAYLAFGSDELSNLAPGVAQLAPPPHLAINPDDAGDLRVDEGGRVVLLVQGVAIKLQVRLRPSLPRGVAALPKGLPALPGLSLPDWGVIQAASGQGGLQ; encoded by the coding sequence ATGCCCCGGATCTACATCGAAAATAAGGCCTTCGACTTCGCCGACCTGCGGAAGAACCTGCTGCACACCTGCCTGTCGCTGGGGTTTGACGTGCCGTATTTCTGCTGGCATCCGGCGTTTCACTCCGTCGGGGCGTGCCGCCAGTGCGCGGTGAAAGTCTTTCGCCGCGACGACGACCCCGGCAGGATCGTCATGGCCTGCATGACCGCTCCCGCCGACGGCATGCGAGTCTCGATCAGCGACGCCGAGGCCGTCGCGTTCCGCCGCAAGGTCATCGAGTGGCTGATGCTCAACCACCCCCACGACTGCCCCGTCTGCGACGAAGGCGGCGAATGCCACCTGCAGGACATGACCGTGATGACCGGCCACGTCTACCGCCGCACGCGCTTTGCCAAGCGCACGTTCCGCAACCAGGATCTCGGTCCGCTGCTGACGCACGAGATGAATCGCTGCATCCAGTGCTACCGCTGCGTGCGGTTCTACCGCAACTTCGCCGGCGGGCGCGACCTGACGGCCATGGGCTGGCACGACCACGTGTACTTCGGCCGCACCAGCGACGGCGCGCTGCAGAGCGTCTTTGCGGGCAACCTGGTGGAGGTCTGCCCGACGGGGGTGTTCACCGACAAGACGCTGGCCCGCCACTACACGCGCAAGTGGGATCTTCAGACGGCGCCGTCGATCTGCGTTCACTGCGCCGTCGGGTGCAACACCATCCCCGGCGAGCGGTACGGTACGCTGCGGCGCATACTGTCGCGATACCACTCCGACGTCAACGGATACTTCCTGTGCGACCGCGGGCGTTTCGGCTACGAGTTCGTCAACTCGCCGCGCCGCATCCGCACGCCGATGGTGCGTCGCGACGGGCGGCTGCAGGAGGCCTCGCCGGGCGAGGCGCTGGCGCGGGCGGCGGAGATCCTGCGCGGGGGCAAGGTGCTGGGGGTGGGCTCGCCGCGGGCGTCGCTGGAGACCAACGTCGCCCTGCGGCGGCTGGTTGGGGCCAACCGCTTCCTCCACGGGATGACGCACGAGCACTATCGCCTGGCGGGGCTGATCCAGGAAATCCTGCGCGACGGGCCCTGTCCGGCGGCCTCGCTGCGCGAGGCGGACTCGTCCGACGCGGTGCTGGTGCTGGGCGAGGACGTGTACAACACCGCCCCGATGCTCGCCCTGGCGCTGCGCCAGGCGGTGCTGGAGAAGCCCATCGCCGAGGCGCGGGCGCATCACAATCTGCCGGATTGGGAAGACGTCGCCATTCGCGAGGCGATCCAGATCCAGCGCGGGCCGTTCTTCATCGTCTCGCCGGACTGGACGGAACTGGACGACATCGCCACCGCCACCTGCCGCGCCGCCCCGCAGGACGTCGCCCGCCTCGGGTTCGCCGTCGCCCACCGCATCGACCCCGACGCCCCCGACGTGGAGCATCTGCCGCCGGAAATGATCGACCTGGCCGCCCGGATCGCCCAGGCGCTTCTGGAAGGGCAGCGCCCGCTGGTAGTCTCCGGAATCGCCTGCGGCAGCGACTCGGTTCTCTACGCCGCGGCCAATGTCGCCTGGGCCCTGCGCAGGAAACGCCCCGAGACGCGACTGTCGTTCACCCTTCCGGCGTGCAACAGCATGGGCCTGGCGATGATCCCGGCAGACAATATCGAAGCCGCCTTGCCTGCCTTCCGCGAAGGCCGGGCCGAGTCGCTGCTGGTGGTCGAGAGCAACCTCTACGGCCACGCGTCCAAGGAGGTCATTGACGAACTGCTGCACCGGGCCAGGCACGTCATCGCCATCGACTGCGTGACCCATGCCACGACGCAGCGCGCCGAAGTGGTCCTGCCGGCGGCCACCTTCGCCGAAGGCGACGGCACGCTCGTCAACAACGAGACGCGTGCCCAGCGCTTCTTCCAGGTCTTCGTACCCGGCGGCGACGTGCTTGAGAGCTGGAAGTGGCTGGGGCGGTTGGCTCACGCCGCCGGGCAGTTCGAGCTGGCGCCATGGCAGCGGTGGCAGGAGGTGCTGGAGGAAATGGCGCGGGACGTTCCTGTGCTGGCGGGCGCGGCCGACATGCCGCCGTCGCCGTCGCTGCGGATCGACAGCCTGCGCGTCGCTCGCCAGCCGCACCGCTACAGCGGGCGCACGGCCATGCACGCCGCCGCGGGCGTGGTCGAGCCCCAGCCGCCGCAGGACGTCGACACGCCGCTGGCGTTCTCGATGGAGGGTGTGCAGACGCAGCCGCCGCCGGAACTCATCGCCCGCGCGTGGGCGCCGGGTTGGAACTCCGCCCAGGCGTTCAACAAGTTCCAGATCGAGGTCGCCGGGCCTCTCATCGGCGGCGACCCCGGGCGGGTAGTCATCACGACCGCCGCCGACAACCGCCGCGCGTACTATGGCGACATCCCCCCGCCGTTCGAGCGCCGCGTCGGGCAGTGGCTGGTGATTCCGGCGTACTTGGCGTTTGGCTCAGACGAGTTGAGCAATCTGGCGCCGGGCGTGGCGCAACTGGCGCCGCCGCCGCATCTGGCGATCAATCCCGACGACGCCGGAGATCTTCGCGTGGACGAAGGCGGGCGCGTCGTGCTGCTGGTGCAGGGCGTGGCCATCAAGCTCCAGGTGCGGCTGCGCCCGTCGCTGCCGCGGGGCGTGGCGGCGCTGCCCAAGGGCCTGCCCGCCCTTCCGGGCCTGTCGCTGCCGGACTGGGGGGTCATTCAGGCGGCCTCGGGGCAGGGGGGGCTGCAATGA
- the nuoH gene encoding NADH-quinone oxidoreductase subunit NuoH produces MNTWRLLLNVVVVLAGVMVIAPGLIMVERRLLALWQDRYGPNRVGPWGLLQLPADMIKLFWKEDWTPPFADRAVFVAAPAIVLIAALLSFAVVPVAPGLHVVDLNIGLLFFLAMSSMAVYSVVLGGWASNSKYPLLGALRAVGQMVSYEVFMGLSLMGVVVQAGSFSLVDIVNAQAGLWFCVPQFAALVVFLIAGLAETRRLPFDLPEGETELVAGFHSEYSGMKFAVFFVGEYVGITLIAALVVTVFFGGWAGPVLPPAAWFLIKTLLLISLFILVRGSLPRFRYDQLMALGWKVMFPLALANLLVTGAIVLARGR; encoded by the coding sequence ATGAACACCTGGCGATTGCTGCTGAACGTTGTCGTCGTGCTGGCCGGGGTGATGGTCATCGCGCCGGGGCTGATCATGGTCGAACGCAGGCTGCTGGCGCTGTGGCAGGACCGCTACGGGCCCAACCGGGTGGGGCCCTGGGGACTGCTGCAGTTGCCCGCCGACATGATCAAGCTGTTCTGGAAGGAAGACTGGACCCCGCCGTTTGCGGACCGGGCGGTGTTTGTGGCGGCCCCGGCCATCGTTCTCATCGCGGCGCTGCTGTCGTTTGCGGTGGTTCCTGTGGCTCCGGGACTGCACGTGGTGGACTTGAACATCGGGCTGTTGTTCTTCCTGGCGATGTCGTCGATGGCGGTCTACAGCGTCGTGCTGGGCGGGTGGGCGTCCAACAGCAAGTACCCGCTTCTGGGGGCGCTGCGGGCGGTGGGGCAGATGGTCAGCTACGAAGTGTTCATGGGGCTCTCGCTGATGGGCGTGGTGGTGCAGGCCGGTTCGTTCAGTCTCGTCGACATCGTCAACGCCCAGGCGGGCCTGTGGTTCTGCGTTCCGCAGTTCGCGGCTCTGGTGGTGTTCCTGATCGCGGGCCTGGCCGAGACGCGGCGGTTGCCCTTCGACCTGCCCGAGGGAGAGACCGAACTGGTGGCCGGGTTTCACAGCGAATACTCGGGCATGAAGTTCGCCGTGTTCTTCGTGGGCGAGTACGTGGGCATCACGTTGATCGCGGCGTTGGTGGTGACGGTGTTCTTCGGCGGATGGGCCGGGCCTGTTCTGCCGCCGGCGGCATGGTTCCTGATCAAGACGCTGCTCTTGATCTCGCTGTTCATCCTGGTGCGCGGGTCGCTGCCGCGGTTTCGGTACGACCAGTTGATGGCCTTGGGCTGGAAGGTGATGTTTCCGCTGGCGCTGGCGAATCTGCTGGTTACCGGGGCGATCGTGCTGGCGCGGGGGAGGTGA
- the nuoL gene encoding NADH-quinone oxidoreductase subunit L has product MLEWLWIVPALPLAGFAALALLGPLLPRRVAAALGTGAAGGAMIVAVAAAWQFIAQTPAAGAFTQPLWQWMRVGGLDVAISLRLDELSLVMMLVVTVVGFLIVVYSIGYMSGDEGYSRFFAYMNLFVALMLLLVLADNLVAVYLGWEGVGLCSYLLIGFWYRDKANGRAARKAFIVTRLGDIGLIVGLLLIFDKLGTLNIQQVLAQAAAQWPAGSTLAVAVAALLLAGAVGKSAQLPLQVWLPDAMAGPTPVSALIHAATMVTAGVYLIARMHVLFKLAPPVMLLVAMIGAATLLIAGVSAATQRDIKRVIAYSTISQIGYMFLALGIGAWAAGVFHIVTHAFFKSLLFLGAGVIIHALSGEQDLFQMGGLRRALPLTFWMFLIAAAALAGLPPTGGFASKEAIVYFSYGSPQSHWALFAAALAGVFLTGLYTFRMVFLAFLGPPHRVHLHKSPPSMLWPLVALAAGVLGTAVLEWPHDLGGRAFFFDFLERALPPATSLPVGQWTVPLIQAAGVAASLAGIAAAWFITRPARQAAGARAEALRRFWQAGWGFDWLYNKAIIAPLLWLVRLDRHDVVDRLYIALEHAAAAGHRGMARLQTGQIAWYALAIAAGTVAVLTIMTVLA; this is encoded by the coding sequence ATGCTCGAGTGGCTATGGATAGTTCCGGCCCTGCCGCTGGCAGGCTTTGCGGCCCTGGCGTTACTGGGCCCGCTGCTGCCGCGTCGCGTTGCGGCGGCACTGGGCACAGGCGCCGCCGGCGGGGCGATGATCGTCGCGGTGGCGGCGGCGTGGCAGTTTATCGCTCAGACGCCGGCGGCGGGGGCGTTCACGCAACCGCTGTGGCAATGGATGCGCGTGGGCGGTCTGGACGTGGCGATCTCGCTGCGGCTGGACGAGTTGTCGCTGGTGATGATGCTGGTGGTGACGGTGGTGGGCTTCCTCATTGTCGTGTACTCGATCGGCTACATGTCCGGCGACGAAGGCTACAGCCGCTTCTTTGCGTACATGAACCTTTTCGTCGCCCTGATGCTGCTGCTGGTGCTGGCGGACAACCTGGTGGCCGTGTACCTGGGCTGGGAAGGCGTGGGGTTGTGCAGCTATCTGCTGATCGGCTTCTGGTATCGCGACAAGGCCAACGGCCGCGCCGCCCGCAAGGCGTTCATCGTCACACGCCTGGGCGACATTGGATTGATCGTCGGCCTGCTGCTGATCTTTGACAAGCTGGGCACGCTGAACATCCAGCAGGTGCTGGCGCAGGCGGCGGCGCAGTGGCCCGCCGGCAGCACGCTGGCTGTCGCGGTTGCGGCGCTGCTGCTGGCCGGGGCGGTGGGCAAGAGCGCCCAGTTGCCGCTGCAGGTCTGGCTGCCCGACGCGATGGCCGGTCCCACGCCCGTCAGCGCGCTGATCCACGCGGCCACGATGGTCACCGCCGGCGTGTACCTCATCGCCCGCATGCACGTCCTGTTCAAACTGGCCCCGCCGGTGATGCTCCTGGTGGCGATGATCGGGGCCGCCACGCTCCTGATTGCCGGCGTCAGCGCCGCCACACAGCGCGACATCAAGCGCGTCATCGCCTACTCGACGATCAGCCAGATCGGGTACATGTTCCTGGCTCTGGGCATCGGGGCCTGGGCGGCGGGCGTCTTCCATATCGTCACGCACGCGTTCTTCAAGTCGCTGCTGTTCCTGGGCGCCGGCGTGATCATCCACGCCCTCTCGGGTGAGCAGGACCTGTTCCAGATGGGCGGCCTGCGACGGGCTTTGCCGCTGACGTTCTGGATGTTTCTGATCGCGGCAGCCGCTCTGGCGGGCCTGCCGCCGACCGGCGGGTTCGCCAGCAAGGAAGCAATCGTCTACTTTTCGTATGGCTCGCCGCAGTCGCACTGGGCGCTGTTCGCTGCGGCGCTTGCGGGCGTGTTCCTGACGGGCCTGTACACGTTCCGCATGGTGTTCCTGGCGTTCCTGGGCCCGCCGCACCGCGTTCACCTGCACAAGTCGCCGCCGTCGATGCTCTGGCCGCTGGTCGCTCTGGCGGCCGGTGTCCTGGGCACGGCAGTCCTGGAGTGGCCGCACGACCTGGGCGGACGGGCGTTCTTTTTCGACTTCCTGGAGCGGGCGCTGCCGCCGGCGACGTCCCTGCCGGTGGGGCAGTGGACCGTGCCGCTGATCCAGGCCGCGGGCGTGGCCGCCTCGCTGGCGGGCATCGCGGCGGCGTGGTTCATCACGCGACCGGCGCGCCAGGCGGCGGGGGCCCGCGCTGAGGCACTGCGGCGGTTCTGGCAGGCGGGGTGGGGGTTTGACTGGCTTTACAACAAAGCCATCATCGCCCCGCTGCTGTGGCTGGTCCGCCTCGACCGCCACGACGTGGTGGATCGCCTGTACATCGCCCTGGAGCACGCTGCGGCGGCGGGGCATCGCGGGATGGCCCGCCTGCAGACCGGGCAGATCGCCTGGTACGCTCTGGCCATCGCCGCCGGAACGGTAGCCGTTCTTACGATTATGACGGTGCTGGCATGA
- the nuoI gene encoding NADH-quinone oxidoreductase subunit NuoI → MFSIVRSLALVFKHAFRRRATVPYPDRRRPYPPRWRGRIILSRDPDGGERCVACYLCAAACPVDCIALQATQDKHGRRYPEFFRINFSRCIFCGLCEEACPTYAIQLTPDAEMSEYDRQNMVYEKEDLLIDGPGKYHEYNFYRVAGVAIEDKDKGESENERPPVDVMGLMP, encoded by the coding sequence ATGTTCAGTATCGTTCGAAGCCTGGCGCTGGTGTTCAAGCACGCCTTCCGCCGCCGCGCGACGGTGCCGTACCCCGATCGGCGGCGCCCGTACCCGCCGCGATGGCGCGGACGCATCATCCTCTCGCGAGACCCCGATGGCGGCGAGCGGTGCGTCGCCTGCTATCTCTGCGCCGCGGCATGCCCGGTCGACTGCATCGCCCTGCAGGCCACTCAGGACAAGCACGGCCGGCGGTACCCGGAATTCTTCCGGATCAACTTTTCGCGGTGCATCTTCTGCGGTCTGTGCGAGGAAGCCTGCCCGACGTATGCGATACAGCTCACCCCCGACGCCGAGATGAGCGAGTATGACCGCCAGAACATGGTCTATGAGAAAGAAGACCTGCTGATCGACGGGCCGGGCAAGTACCACGAATACAATTTCTACCGAGTGGCCGGCGTGGCCATCGAGGACAAGGACAAAGGGGAATCCGAAAACGAACGCCCGCCCGTCGACGTGATGGGCCTGATGCCGTAG
- the nuoK gene encoding NADH-quinone oxidoreductase subunit NuoK: MTAVVPMEHALLLGAALLAVGLIGVLVRRNLLFMLLSIEIMLNAAGVALVAAGAGWRQVDGEIMFIFILAVAASEVAVGLALLLQFRRRLGTLDSGAAATMKG, translated from the coding sequence ATGACCGCCGTGGTGCCGATGGAACACGCTCTGTTGCTGGGCGCGGCGCTGCTGGCGGTGGGGCTGATCGGCGTCCTGGTGCGGCGAAACCTCCTGTTCATGCTGCTGTCGATCGAGATCATGCTCAACGCCGCGGGCGTGGCGCTGGTGGCCGCCGGGGCGGGCTGGCGCCAGGTCGACGGCGAGATCATGTTCATCTTCATTCTGGCGGTGGCGGCTTCCGAGGTGGCGGTGGGCCTGGCACTGCTGCTGCAGTTCCGCAGGCGGTTGGGCACGCTCGACAGCGGCGCCGCGGCGACGATGAAAGGCTGA
- the nuoJ gene encoding NADH-quinone oxidoreductase subunit J, whose protein sequence is MDFLFYISAAVAIAATIMVVTRSNPIHALLYLIVSLLAVALVFFALGSPFVAALEVIIYAGAVMVLFVFVIMMLDLRRAEPPSGMFALRTWIGPAALAAVLLGELVWVYARSGLVQDTAASQSPQEVGAALYGTYALGVELMSLLLLAALVGAYHLARPQENLTRHHDAGGNP, encoded by the coding sequence ATGGACTTCCTCTTCTACATCTCGGCCGCCGTTGCCATTGCGGCGACCATCATGGTCGTCACGCGGTCGAACCCCATTCACGCGCTGCTGTACCTGATTGTTTCGCTGCTTGCGGTGGCGCTGGTGTTCTTTGCGCTGGGGTCGCCGTTCGTCGCTGCGCTGGAGGTCATCATCTACGCCGGGGCGGTCATGGTGCTGTTCGTGTTCGTCATCATGATGCTGGACCTTCGCCGCGCCGAGCCGCCCAGCGGGATGTTCGCGTTGCGGACCTGGATCGGCCCAGCGGCGCTGGCGGCGGTGTTGCTGGGCGAGCTGGTCTGGGTTTACGCCCGCAGCGGTCTGGTGCAGGACACCGCGGCCAGCCAGTCGCCCCAGGAGGTGGGCGCGGCGCTGTACGGCACGTATGCGCTGGGCGTGGAGCTGATGAGCCTGCTGCTGCTGGCGGCGCTGGTGGGGGCGTATCACCTGGCACGGCCGCAGGAGAATCTCACCCGTCACCATGACGCGGGAGGCAACCCATGA
- a CDS encoding NADH-ubiquinone oxidoreductase-F iron-sulfur binding region domain-containing protein, protein MPDPDAKPLTGLIRPDRRALTLEEYQAGGGYAGLRAALKLEPGQVQHQVEKSNLRGRGGAGFFTGKKWGFVPMGQPELGPKYVVCNADEMEPGTMKDRWLLEGNPLQVIEGATIAAYAIEAKAAYIFLRWGYKKAQAAMLRAIAEAYGGRLLGRNILGSSFDLDVHLHVSAGRYMCGEEEGMLNALEGQRAVPRSKPPYAATSGLWGKPTAVNNVETLSCVPHILAHGPQWFLDLSHTSEGGTKIYGASGRVARPGLWELPMGTTVGEILHEHAGGMASGYALRGLLPGGGSTAFLTEKHVNVRMDFASVSTAGSNLGTGTMIVLDDRTCPVSMLISLEQFFARESCGWCTPCREGLPWVLKSLLEIEAGRGCDEDLQVLEEHARLLGPGNTFCALAPGAMMPLGSALQYFRGDIERHLSEHRCPWR, encoded by the coding sequence ATGCCTGACCCTGACGCCAAACCGCTGACAGGGCTCATCCGCCCCGACCGCCGCGCGCTGACGCTCGAGGAGTACCAAGCCGGCGGTGGATACGCCGGTCTGCGGGCGGCGCTGAAGCTCGAGCCGGGGCAGGTGCAGCACCAGGTGGAGAAGTCGAACCTGCGCGGGCGCGGCGGGGCGGGCTTTTTCACGGGCAAGAAGTGGGGCTTCGTGCCAATGGGTCAGCCGGAACTGGGGCCCAAGTACGTCGTCTGCAACGCCGACGAAATGGAACCGGGCACCATGAAAGACCGCTGGCTGCTCGAGGGCAACCCGCTCCAGGTGATCGAGGGAGCCACCATCGCCGCCTACGCGATCGAGGCCAAGGCCGCATACATCTTCCTGCGCTGGGGATACAAGAAGGCGCAGGCGGCGATGCTTCGAGCCATCGCCGAGGCGTACGGGGGCAGATTGCTGGGGCGCAACATCCTGGGCTCGTCCTTCGATCTGGACGTGCATCTGCACGTCAGCGCGGGGCGGTACATGTGCGGGGAGGAGGAGGGCATGCTTAACGCCCTCGAAGGCCAGCGCGCCGTCCCGCGCTCCAAGCCGCCCTACGCCGCCACCAGCGGACTGTGGGGCAAGCCCACCGCGGTCAACAACGTCGAGACGCTCAGTTGCGTCCCGCACATCCTGGCGCACGGCCCGCAGTGGTTCCTCGACCTTTCGCATACCAGCGAGGGCGGCACGAAGATCTACGGCGCTTCCGGTCGCGTGGCGCGGCCGGGGCTGTGGGAGCTGCCCATGGGCACGACGGTGGGGGAGATTCTTCACGAGCACGCCGGCGGCATGGCGAGCGGGTACGCGCTGCGGGGCCTGCTGCCCGGCGGCGGTTCGACGGCGTTTCTGACGGAAAAGCACGTCAACGTGCGGATGGACTTCGCCTCGGTGAGCACCGCCGGCAGCAACCTGGGCACCGGCACCATGATCGTGCTCGACGACCGGACCTGCCCGGTCAGCATGCTCATCAGCCTGGAGCAGTTCTTTGCCCGCGAGTCGTGCGGCTGGTGTACGCCCTGCCGCGAGGGTCTGCCCTGGGTGCTCAAGTCGCTGCTGGAGATCGAAGCCGGTCGCGGCTGCGACGAGGACCTGCAGGTGCTCGAGGAGCACGCGCGCCTGCTGGGCCCGGGCAACACGTTCTGCGCCCTGGCGCCGGGGGCGATGATGCCCCTGGGCAGCGCCCTGCAATACTTCCGCGGCGACATCGAGCGGCACCTGAGCGAGCATCGCTGTCCGTGGAGATAG
- the nuoC gene encoding NADH-quinone oxidoreductase subunit C/D yields MQQGLQACCPQGAVSVQPTTDGVPTYWGPAEAAPELLAYLRSDAGGGLEMLYDLTAIDERRRHHRPGQPPSDFTVLYHLRSLKNNRQVRLKAALEGDEPAIATVTDLWPSADWYEREVFDMFGVRFQGHPRLRRLLMPPWWTGHPLRKDHVARATEMGPFKMDDAEAASLEEMMQFRPEQWGMSAGDGGQFEHMYLNIGPHHPSTHGVLRIVAKMSGQEIDDAVCDIGFHHRGAEKMGERQTWHTYIPYTDRVDYLSGVLNNFPYVMAVETLAGIDVPDRAKVIRIMLAELYRIISHLVFYGTMVQDVGMMSPVFYMFTDRERALDVAEAITGARMHPGWFRIGGVAQDLPDGWQGLVRGFLDYLPARLDEYDAMVLKNRIFKARTRGVAPLSTDQALRWGATGPMLRATGMAWDLRKVAPYGGYEQFEFDIPAGRDGDCYDRVVVHVEEMRQSLRIIRQCLDHMPPGDYKARHPLATPPIKDRTMHDIETLITHFLAVSWGPVIGPGEACATVEGAKGLSSYYLISDGQNWSYRTRIRAPSFAHIQMVPMMARGGLIPDLVALLGSIDFVLADVDR; encoded by the coding sequence ATGCAGCAGGGGCTCCAGGCCTGCTGCCCGCAAGGGGCGGTCTCGGTGCAGCCCACAACCGACGGCGTGCCAACCTATTGGGGACCCGCCGAGGCGGCGCCGGAGCTGCTGGCGTATCTGCGCAGCGACGCCGGCGGGGGGCTCGAAATGCTCTATGACCTGACCGCCATCGACGAGCGCCGGCGCCACCACCGACCCGGGCAGCCCCCGTCGGACTTTACCGTGCTCTACCACCTGCGCTCGCTGAAGAACAATCGCCAGGTGCGTCTCAAGGCCGCCCTCGAGGGCGACGAGCCCGCCATCGCGACGGTGACCGACCTGTGGCCCAGCGCCGACTGGTATGAGCGAGAGGTTTTCGACATGTTCGGCGTGCGCTTCCAGGGGCACCCGCGACTGCGGCGGCTGCTCATGCCCCCCTGGTGGACCGGGCACCCGCTGCGCAAGGACCACGTCGCGCGGGCGACGGAGATGGGTCCGTTCAAGATGGACGACGCCGAGGCCGCCAGCCTTGAGGAGATGATGCAGTTCCGCCCCGAGCAGTGGGGGATGTCCGCCGGCGACGGCGGTCAGTTCGAGCACATGTACCTCAACATCGGGCCGCACCATCCCAGCACCCACGGCGTGCTGCGGATCGTGGCCAAAATGTCCGGCCAGGAGATCGACGACGCCGTCTGCGACATAGGATTTCATCATCGCGGCGCCGAGAAGATGGGCGAGCGCCAGACGTGGCACACCTACATCCCCTACACCGACCGCGTCGACTATCTCAGCGGCGTGCTGAACAATTTTCCGTACGTGATGGCCGTGGAGACGCTGGCGGGCATCGACGTGCCAGACCGTGCCAAGGTCATCCGCATCATGCTGGCGGAACTGTACCGCATCATCAGCCACCTGGTCTTCTACGGCACGATGGTGCAGGACGTGGGCATGATGTCGCCGGTGTTCTACATGTTCACCGACCGAGAGCGGGCGCTGGACGTGGCCGAGGCGATCACCGGCGCGCGGATGCATCCGGGCTGGTTCCGCATCGGCGGGGTGGCGCAGGACCTGCCCGACGGTTGGCAGGGGCTGGTGAGGGGCTTTCTCGACTACCTGCCCGCCCGCCTGGACGAGTACGACGCGATGGTGCTCAAGAACCGCATCTTCAAGGCCCGCACGCGCGGGGTCGCGCCGCTGTCGACGGACCAGGCCCTGCGGTGGGGCGCCACCGGGCCGATGCTCCGAGCCACCGGAATGGCCTGGGACCTTCGCAAGGTCGCCCCGTACGGGGGTTACGAGCAGTTCGAGTTCGACATCCCCGCCGGGCGCGACGGCGACTGCTACGACCGCGTTGTCGTACATGTCGAGGAGATGCGCCAGAGCCTGCGCATCATCCGCCAGTGCCTCGACCACATGCCCCCCGGCGACTACAAGGCCCGACACCCCCTGGCCACGCCGCCCATCAAGGACCGCACCATGCACGACATCGAGACGCTCATCACGCACTTCCTGGCTGTGAGCTGGGGACCGGTCATCGGGCCCGGCGAGGCGTGTGCAACTGTCGAGGGCGCCAAGGGGCTGAGCAGCTATTACCTCATCAGCGACGGGCAGAACTGGTCGTACCGCACGCGGATTCGCGCGCCGTCGTTCGCGCACATCCAGATGGTGCCGATGATGGCGCGGGGGGGACTGATCCCGGACCTGGTCGCCCTGCTGGGGAGCATAGACTTTGTGCTGGCCGACGTAGATCGCTGA
- the nuoE gene encoding NADH-quinone oxidoreductase subunit NuoE: MLRDEEIREIQVCLSHYERRRAALPEALMIVQRSRGWVSTEAVHDIAGIINVTAEEVDRIATFYSLIFRRPVGRHVILICDSVSCWIMGYQPLREHLKTRLGIDLGQTTTDGRFTLLPSACLGDCDHAPAMMIDEDLHHDLTADTVDEILERYA; this comes from the coding sequence GTGCTGCGAGACGAGGAAATCAGGGAGATCCAGGTGTGCCTGTCGCACTACGAGCGGCGCCGCGCCGCCCTGCCCGAGGCGCTGATGATCGTCCAGCGCAGCCGCGGGTGGGTCTCCACCGAGGCCGTCCATGACATCGCCGGCATCATTAACGTCACGGCCGAGGAGGTCGACCGCATCGCCACCTTCTACAGCCTGATCTTCCGCCGCCCGGTGGGCAGGCACGTGATCCTGATCTGTGATTCGGTGAGCTGCTGGATTATGGGATATCAGCCGCTGCGAGAGCACCTCAAGACGCGGCTGGGCATCGACCTGGGGCAGACGACCACCGACGGGCGGTTCACGCTGCTGCCCTCGGCATGCCTGGGCGACTGCGACCACGCGCCGGCGATGATGATCGACGAGGACCTGCACCACGACCTGACCGCCGACACGGTCGACGAGATCCTGGAGCGTTATGCCTGA